One part of the uncultured Celeribacter sp. genome encodes these proteins:
- a CDS encoding TRAP transporter small permease — MHRFNAILRRFFAFGSGLSMVLVFTVIFVNSLRRYIIGQSVPWGEELPIYLTIYGVMFGIAWAYSIDQHIRFTILVDLIKTRTREKLYLAGDVITVITGLCLAYSGHMFAARRGHLASSGLKSTADSLVQSSGLEALAWIGKVGTWQYAMAIGGVLLALAAFGKFFERLADVKGGLQ, encoded by the coding sequence ATGCACCGTTTTAATGCGATTCTCAGGCGTTTTTTTGCCTTTGGTTCCGGCCTGTCCATGGTCTTGGTTTTCACGGTCATCTTCGTGAACTCGCTGCGCCGCTACATCATCGGGCAATCCGTGCCTTGGGGCGAGGAACTGCCGATTTATCTGACCATCTATGGTGTGATGTTCGGCATTGCCTGGGCCTACAGCATTGATCAGCACATCCGCTTCACGATCCTTGTCGATCTGATCAAGACCCGCACGCGTGAAAAACTTTATCTCGCGGGCGACGTGATCACCGTGATCACCGGGCTCTGCCTTGCCTATTCTGGCCATATGTTCGCCGCCCGCCGGGGGCATCTGGCCTCTTCCGGTCTCAAATCTACGGCCGACAGCCTTGTGCAGTCCTCCGGTCTCGAGGCGCTTGCCTGGATCGGTAAAGTCGGCACCTGGCAATATGCCATGGCCATCGGTGGTGTGCTGCTGGCGCTGGCGGCCTTCGGTAAGTTCTTTGAGCGGCTCGCTGATGTGAAAGGGGGCCTCCAATGA
- the dctP gene encoding TRAP transporter substrate-binding protein DctP produces MRFELKTLTVAAALSIGMVSMAGAETIRIAHVDPDDWTGSKKGAAAQIFKNIVEGETDLDVEIFPAGALGNEDELIGQAQEGLLQMAIVSGAMSKACPAASVLDIPYTFASATIAWDVLDGDFGDALAEHCLEQTGLRTLAYGETGFRNFTNGTREIRSPEDMEGLKFRVQPIPLYIEMVKGLGGEPTPIAWTELPNALSTGVVDGQENPVGVIYNNGLHKLQKYMTLDGHVYAADFIVIDDAFYNDLSASDQEVVAKAARIAGTMGRAIQEWNTAEGVKKVQDEGMQVYSPTADEIAAFAEKAQPAVIEYLRGELGDDAVWIDNLQTAVAEVSQ; encoded by the coding sequence ATGCGTTTTGAACTGAAAACTCTGACCGTCGCTGCCGCACTCAGCATCGGCATGGTGTCCATGGCCGGTGCGGAAACGATCCGCATCGCACACGTTGATCCAGATGACTGGACGGGATCCAAAAAAGGCGCTGCGGCGCAGATCTTTAAAAACATCGTCGAAGGTGAAACCGATCTAGACGTGGAAATCTTCCCGGCCGGGGCGCTCGGCAATGAAGACGAGCTGATTGGTCAGGCACAGGAAGGCCTGCTGCAGATGGCCATCGTCTCCGGTGCCATGTCCAAGGCCTGCCCGGCGGCTTCGGTGCTCGATATTCCCTACACCTTTGCCTCGGCCACCATCGCCTGGGATGTTCTGGATGGCGATTTCGGCGACGCACTGGCGGAGCATTGCCTTGAGCAAACCGGCCTGCGCACTCTGGCCTACGGCGAAACGGGTTTCCGCAACTTCACCAACGGCACCCGTGAAATTCGTTCGCCGGAGGATATGGAAGGTCTGAAATTCCGCGTGCAGCCGATCCCGCTCTATATCGAGATGGTCAAAGGTCTGGGCGGTGAACCGACCCCGATCGCCTGGACCGAACTGCCGAACGCGCTGTCCACCGGCGTTGTGGACGGTCAGGAAAACCCTGTTGGCGTGATCTACAACAACGGCCTGCACAAGCTGCAGAAATACATGACCCTCGACGGTCACGTCTATGCGGCGGACTTCATCGTCATCGATGACGCCTTTTACAACGACCTGTCGGCCTCCGATCAGGAAGTGGTCGCCAAAGCCGCGCGAATCGCGGGAACCATGGGCCGGGCCATTCAGGAGTGGAACACCGCTGAAGGTGTGAAAAAGGTGCAGGACGAAGGCATGCAGGTCTATTCACCGACCGCCGATGAAATCGCCGCTTTCGCCGAAAAGGCACAGCCCGCTGTGATCGAATACCTGCGCGGCGAACTTGGTGACGATGCCGTCTGGATCGACAACCTACAAACGGCTGTTGCAGAGGTCTCGCAATAA
- a CDS encoding shikimate dehydrogenase, whose amino-acid sequence MTNSPIRKDAAKDSVLVGLIGRGIGLSRTPAMHMIEARAQGINGVYRLLDMDAPERANTSLKALIAQAESLGYDGFNVTYPYKIDVIEHLDELSDNARSVGSVNTVVLRDGKRFGHNTDLWGFAESFRRGLPDVARDHALLIGAGGAGVAVAHALADCGVTRLSITDTDPKRAEALAAQVRRNRPQCDAQAVTDIAALIRDARPDGIVNATPVGMAKLPGTSFPVGLLDPAMWVADIVYFPLETELLRAARAVGCAVLPGSGMAVFQAVRAFELFTGLPASPERMKARFDAFDETPHARAG is encoded by the coding sequence TTGACCAACTCACCTATCCGTAAAGACGCAGCAAAAGACTCTGTCCTTGTCGGCCTGATCGGGCGCGGCATTGGTTTGTCGCGCACCCCGGCAATGCATATGATCGAAGCGCGTGCGCAGGGGATCAACGGTGTCTATCGTCTGCTCGACATGGATGCGCCGGAACGTGCGAACACCAGTCTGAAAGCGCTCATCGCGCAGGCGGAGAGCCTTGGCTATGATGGGTTCAACGTCACCTATCCCTACAAAATCGATGTTATCGAACATCTCGATGAGCTGTCCGACAATGCGCGTTCTGTTGGTTCTGTGAACACGGTGGTGCTTAGAGACGGCAAGCGCTTCGGCCACAACACCGATCTGTGGGGCTTTGCCGAAAGCTTCCGCCGGGGGCTGCCCGATGTGGCCCGCGATCATGCGCTTTTGATCGGGGCCGGTGGGGCCGGTGTAGCCGTGGCCCATGCGCTGGCGGATTGCGGCGTCACGCGGCTTTCAATCACTGACACAGATCCGAAACGGGCCGAGGCCCTGGCCGCGCAGGTGCGCCGCAACAGGCCGCAATGCGACGCGCAGGCGGTGACAGACATTGCTGCGCTGATTAGGGATGCCCGCCCGGACGGCATCGTGAACGCAACGCCTGTGGGTATGGCAAAGCTGCCGGGGACCTCGTTCCCTGTCGGGCTGCTCGACCCGGCGATGTGGGTGGCAGATATCGTGTATTTCCCGCTGGAAACCGAACTGCTTCGCGCTGCCCGCGCGGTTGGCTGCGCGGTGTTGCCGGGATCGGGCATGGCCGTGTTTCAGGCGGTCCGTGCCTTTGAACTTTTCACCGGTCTGCCCGCCAGCCCGGAACGGATGAAAGCGCGGTTCGACGCTTTCGACGAAACGCCTCACGCACGCGCCGGCTGA
- a CDS encoding TetR/AcrR family transcriptional regulator, with the protein MARRRRSSRMQDSTTQKPKAAPKPGAAKQRDPHAKKAGANRSWKQDPETVKADILSAARAEFAAHGLSGARISDIVERTQTSKRMIFYYFGDKEGLYLAVLDQAYREVREAEAGLELGDLPPDQALRKVVEFTFDHHRNHPDFIRLVMIENIHDGDHMTKIETLSTTNIAAIDQLDRICRDGIDAGLFRPDVSPLMIHWQISAMSFFNVSNRATFSMNFGEDLFADDMQLLLREQVVQSIISSVTRPASQ; encoded by the coding sequence TTGGCGCGACGGCGGAGGAGTTCACGAATGCAGGACAGCACAACTCAAAAACCCAAAGCTGCCCCCAAACCGGGCGCAGCCAAGCAACGAGACCCGCATGCAAAAAAAGCCGGCGCGAACCGCTCGTGGAAGCAAGACCCTGAAACCGTAAAGGCGGATATCCTGAGCGCCGCCCGCGCGGAATTTGCCGCGCATGGGCTGTCAGGAGCGAGAATCAGCGATATCGTCGAACGCACACAGACGTCGAAACGCATGATTTTCTACTATTTCGGGGACAAAGAAGGCCTGTATCTTGCCGTTCTGGACCAGGCCTACCGGGAGGTTCGCGAAGCTGAAGCCGGGCTGGAACTTGGCGATCTCCCGCCGGATCAGGCGCTGCGAAAAGTGGTCGAATTCACCTTCGATCATCACCGCAACCACCCGGATTTCATTCGCCTCGTGATGATCGAAAATATCCATGACGGCGACCACATGACCAAGATAGAGACGCTGTCGACGACGAATATTGCTGCCATTGATCAGTTGGACCGCATCTGCCGCGACGGTATCGACGCCGGGCTGTTTCGCCCAGATGTCTCGCCTCTGATGATCCACTGGCAGATCTCGGCGATGAGTTTCTTCAACGTCTCGAACCGGGCAACTTTTTCGATGAACTTCGGAGAGGACCTGTTTGCAGACGACATGCAATTGCTGCTGCGCGAACAGGTTGTGCAAAGCATCATCAGCTCCGTCACGCGCCCCGCGTCCCAATGA
- a CDS encoding LysE family translocator, with amino-acid sequence MTIEQLLIFLPAALLLGASPGANNLLAFTSATKAGWLRTAKGIFGRLAAWAVLVFLVSLGLDVLLRTSEVAFIALKWIGVSYLLYLAWQFWTADVSTEIEVPEVSTLMRREFLTLMGNPKAYLLLTAFLPQFVNDGAAIMPQLFALGALYLLVEGVAALLWVSAGTLVGEHALTPLRRKIINRASAGLMGTAALLLARTEKAA; translated from the coding sequence ATGACAATTGAGCAGCTTCTCATCTTCCTTCCGGCCGCGCTGCTTCTGGGGGCATCGCCAGGAGCTAACAATCTGCTGGCCTTCACTTCGGCAACGAAAGCCGGATGGCTTCGAACTGCCAAAGGCATCTTCGGTCGGCTGGCGGCATGGGCAGTGCTTGTCTTCTTGGTCTCTTTGGGTCTCGACGTATTACTCCGTACGTCCGAGGTTGCCTTCATCGCTCTGAAGTGGATCGGCGTTTCGTATTTACTCTACCTCGCATGGCAATTCTGGACTGCGGATGTGTCCACGGAGATCGAAGTTCCAGAGGTATCGACACTGATGCGTCGGGAGTTTTTGACGCTGATGGGCAACCCCAAGGCCTATCTCTTGCTGACCGCCTTCCTTCCCCAATTCGTGAACGATGGTGCTGCCATAATGCCGCAGCTCTTCGCGCTTGGTGCGCTTTACCTGCTGGTCGAAGGCGTAGCTGCGCTTTTGTGGGTTTCGGCAGGAACTCTCGTCGGAGAGCATGCCCTCACTCCTCTTCGACGCAAGATCATCAACCGCGCCTCGGCCGGATTGATGGGGACTGCTGCTCTCCTGCTCGCGCGAACCGAAAAGGCAGCATAG
- a CDS encoding FAD-dependent monooxygenase produces MLKVGICGGGVGGLCAAIALLKFGHEVQVFERVAEFGRIGADINLTPNAVAALDGLGIGEALRETAARPEFRISRTWDSGEETSRLPMQGGRYSAPQLTIHRADLISALDGALPEGVLRLGRSVSSVKETPQGAEIGFSDGTTENFDLVIGADGIHSVVREALFGADHPKFTGLVSWRGVFAREKAKDIPNLDSFTKWWGPTSDLQLVVFPLLRGEEVFVFATTPLEGWNEEGWTLPGDVDELRAAYAGFHPEARALLECLDDVTRSALHVRAPMEAWSKGNITILGDAAHPMVPFMAQGATMAIEDGVVLALALKDATAETVPDALAKYEEARRPRTARVQEGSLANNWLKQPENADWVYAYKAWEVFSAGETDL; encoded by the coding sequence ATGTTGAAAGTAGGAATTTGCGGTGGTGGCGTGGGTGGCTTGTGTGCTGCCATCGCACTCTTGAAGTTCGGTCATGAGGTGCAGGTTTTCGAACGTGTTGCCGAGTTTGGCCGCATTGGTGCGGATATCAATTTGACACCCAATGCCGTGGCGGCGCTCGATGGGCTTGGCATTGGCGAGGCTTTGCGCGAAACCGCAGCCCGGCCAGAGTTTCGGATCAGCCGGACCTGGGACAGCGGTGAAGAAACGTCGCGTTTGCCGATGCAGGGCGGGCGGTATAGCGCGCCGCAGCTGACCATTCACCGTGCAGACCTGATCTCGGCGCTCGATGGGGCATTGCCCGAGGGGGTGCTGCGGCTCGGGCGTTCCGTCTCTTCGGTCAAAGAGACGCCGCAGGGGGCCGAAATCGGATTCTCGGATGGCACCACGGAAAACTTTGATCTGGTGATCGGGGCGGACGGGATTCACTCCGTCGTGCGCGAAGCGTTGTTCGGCGCGGACCATCCGAAGTTCACTGGTCTGGTGTCTTGGCGCGGTGTCTTTGCACGCGAGAAAGCGAAAGACATTCCCAATCTCGACAGTTTCACCAAATGGTGGGGGCCTACCTCGGATCTGCAGCTTGTGGTTTTCCCGCTGTTGCGCGGCGAAGAGGTCTTTGTTTTCGCGACCACGCCGCTTGAAGGCTGGAACGAAGAAGGCTGGACCTTGCCGGGCGACGTCGATGAATTGCGCGCCGCCTATGCCGGTTTCCATCCGGAAGCCCGTGCCTTGTTGGAATGCCTCGACGATGTGACCCGTTCTGCGCTTCATGTCCGCGCGCCGATGGAAGCCTGGTCCAAGGGGAACATCACCATTCTGGGCGATGCGGCTCACCCGATGGTGCCCTTTATGGCGCAGGGTGCGACCATGGCCATTGAGGACGGTGTGGTTCTGGCTCTGGCGCTCAAAGACGCAACTGCGGAAACGGTCCCGGACGCGCTGGCGAAATACGAAGAAGCGCGCCGTCCGCGGACGGCGCGGGTGCAGGAGGGCTCATTGGCGAACAACTGGTTGAAACAACCGGAGAACGCGGATTGGGTCTATGCCTATAAAGCGTGGGAGGTCTTTTCAGCCGGAGAAACCGACCTCTGA
- a CDS encoding pentapeptide repeat-containing protein, with product MTPEEIRAKIEVAHKFGACVDLRGVICEGLLVLDGAKLTGVDFTGAQFPQGISAVGAEFMGVSWFHEISAPYLDFRDALFHNDARFDRAQVAARADFSGAELRGVSQFDSARIEGDLSLSGVNGYGNCSLENAVVGGTLALGGSEWFGGLWLENTRLSGLAADDMQVHGRLWLKRARLGNEPVPEDRFNIRFGYSYL from the coding sequence ATGACCCCCGAAGAGATCCGCGCGAAGATCGAAGTCGCCCATAAGTTTGGCGCCTGCGTTGACCTGCGAGGGGTCATTTGCGAGGGGCTTTTGGTGCTGGATGGCGCAAAGCTGACGGGCGTTGATTTCACCGGCGCTCAGTTCCCGCAAGGCATCAGCGCTGTCGGCGCCGAGTTTATGGGTGTGAGTTGGTTTCACGAGATTTCCGCGCCATATCTGGATTTTCGCGATGCGCTTTTCCACAATGACGCCCGCTTTGACCGGGCGCAGGTTGCAGCGCGTGCCGATTTCAGCGGAGCGGAGTTGCGTGGGGTCAGCCAGTTTGACAGCGCACGGATCGAGGGTGACCTGAGCCTAAGCGGGGTCAACGGATATGGCAATTGTTCGCTGGAAAACGCCGTCGTCGGTGGGACGCTGGCCCTTGGGGGGTCGGAATGGTTCGGCGGTTTATGGCTTGAGAACACACGGCTTTCTGGTTTGGCCGCGGATGATATGCAGGTGCATGGGAGGCTTTGGCTGAAACGCGCCCGTCTTGGCAATGAGCCGGTGCCTGAAGACCGTTTCAATATCCGTTTTGGATACAGTTATCTGTGA
- a CDS encoding flavodoxin domain-containing protein, translated as MDIAILFGTETGNAEMLAEDIQTALEDAGHDVTLANLCDVSPSELDIAKLHLVVCSTYGDGELPASAQPFGEAMKDAPDLSGLKFGIFGLGDSEYDTYNLGSKLIEDMLVDAGAVCLGERLTHDASGSDMAEDVALPWAESIVEAAQS; from the coding sequence ATGGATATTGCGATTTTGTTCGGAACCGAAACCGGAAACGCCGAAATGCTGGCCGAAGACATCCAAACGGCTCTGGAGGATGCAGGGCATGATGTGACGCTGGCCAATCTTTGCGACGTCAGCCCCTCTGAGCTGGACATTGCCAAGCTGCATCTGGTGGTCTGTTCGACCTACGGAGACGGAGAATTGCCAGCCTCCGCGCAGCCCTTTGGCGAGGCGATGAAAGACGCTCCGGATCTCAGCGGTCTGAAATTCGGTATTTTTGGGTTGGGTGACAGCGAATATGACACCTACAATCTGGGGTCCAAACTGATCGAAGACATGTTGGTGGACGCAGGCGCCGTCTGTCTGGGGGAACGGCTGACGCATGACGCCTCTGGCAGCGATATGGCCGAAGATGTGGCTCTGCCATGGGCAGAATCCATCGTTGAGGCCGCTCAGTCATGA
- a CDS encoding FAD-dependent oxidoreductase encodes MRKVAIIGSGPSGCFTAQGLLKARPDWQVDVYDSLPVPYGLVRYGVAPDHQGTKAVSRQFDRVFERQGARFFGNVTLGKDVTLERMRAAYDAVVLATGLSGDREPEIGKLDGVIGAGALTRALYDHPDADNLPDIAGDVVILGNGNVAVDVLRLLAKSESELEGSDLSQRATEWLVSRQIDSLTIVGRSPAPVAKFDPVMIRELGKLQAVTVRVADLPAAEDDKLLAALHEIDGLSAGVLPVTFRFGCALKGYEQAQGHLKGLVFETADGPEALPADTLITAIGFQCDGSLKRDEVMATADAPDEGRIAEGLYAAGWFRRGPRGTIPENRAESLALAKRIVADVEAGPEVERAGHDGLGLAQDIVDYDGWKRLDAVEKAEAAAGRSRKKIATRADMLRLARSVEEIN; translated from the coding sequence ATGAGGAAAGTGGCCATCATCGGTTCCGGCCCGTCGGGATGTTTTACCGCACAGGGCTTGCTAAAGGCACGCCCCGACTGGCAGGTGGATGTCTATGACAGCCTGCCTGTGCCCTATGGTCTGGTGCGGTATGGCGTGGCCCCGGATCACCAGGGGACCAAAGCGGTGTCGCGTCAGTTCGACCGTGTGTTTGAACGCCAGGGCGCACGTTTCTTTGGAAATGTGACATTGGGTAAAGACGTCACGCTGGAACGGATGCGCGCGGCTTACGATGCGGTGGTTTTGGCAACCGGCCTTTCGGGAGATCGCGAACCTGAAATCGGTAAGCTCGACGGCGTGATCGGTGCGGGGGCTCTGACACGGGCGCTGTACGATCACCCGGACGCGGACAATCTGCCCGATATCGCGGGTGATGTGGTGATCCTTGGCAACGGGAACGTCGCGGTGGATGTGCTGCGGCTGCTGGCCAAAAGCGAAAGTGAGCTCGAAGGGTCAGATCTTTCTCAACGGGCAACCGAGTGGCTCGTGTCGCGCCAAATTGACAGCCTGACCATTGTCGGACGTTCCCCGGCACCTGTTGCCAAATTCGATCCGGTGATGATCCGTGAACTGGGTAAGTTGCAGGCCGTCACGGTCCGGGTCGCTGATTTGCCCGCAGCGGAGGACGATAAGCTGCTTGCGGCGCTGCATGAAATTGACGGGCTGTCTGCGGGTGTCTTACCTGTCACGTTCCGTTTCGGCTGTGCGCTGAAAGGATACGAGCAGGCACAGGGCCATTTGAAAGGGCTGGTGTTCGAGACCGCCGATGGACCTGAAGCTTTGCCTGCGGACACGCTCATTACGGCGATCGGGTTCCAATGTGATGGCAGTCTAAAGCGGGATGAGGTCATGGCTACCGCTGACGCACCTGACGAAGGCCGCATTGCCGAAGGGCTTTATGCGGCTGGCTGGTTCCGTCGCGGGCCGCGGGGCACGATCCCGGAAAACCGTGCAGAAAGTCTGGCGCTCGCCAAGCGGATTGTGGCCGATGTCGAAGCCGGTCCCGAAGTGGAACGTGCTGGTCACGACGGTCTGGGTCTGGCGCAAGATATTGTGGACTACGACGGGTGGAAGCGGCTCGATGCCGTCGAGAAGGCTGAGGCTGCAGCCGGCCGTAGTCGAAAGAAGATAGCTACACGCGCGGATATGCTGCGCCTTGCGCGCTCAGTCGAGGAGATCAATTGA
- a CDS encoding aldehyde dehydrogenase, with product MKDQNTIELPDGKLFVGGEWEEGTGAEITSIFPADGSVNRVLRGASREDGLRAIARAKAAQADPAWRALKPHERARFLYRIADGIEANVERIAQIQTRDTGKTLTETRALAASAAGTFRYFGAVLETADDDLTAQRGTAMTMSVWEPIGLVAAITPWNSPIASDAQKVAPALAAGNAVLLKPASWSPLVSLELARIVEEAGLPKGLLSVLPGAGREIGNLLVEHPDVGRVSFTGGTSTGRKLATQAAQKLMPVSLELGGKSPTIVFEDADQDLALSGILFGIFSSSGQSCIAGARLFVQRSIYDRFVARLVAATERLKVGHPHDPQTQVSCLVHPDHRASVETFVKDAVAAGATVLTGGKRPDDPALSEGAFYLPTILSGVSNTDKICREEVFGPVLVVMPFDDEDDVIALSNDNEYALACGIWSQDFPRSMRIGRAITAGTVWINTYKQFSVSTPFGGEKDSGMAREKGRDGLRAYQVQKAVYVDLTGAPHPWAARAVAEV from the coding sequence ATGAAAGACCAGAACACAATCGAGCTGCCCGATGGCAAGCTTTTTGTCGGCGGCGAGTGGGAAGAGGGCACCGGGGCCGAGATCACCTCGATCTTTCCAGCCGACGGCTCGGTCAACCGGGTGTTGCGCGGGGCCTCACGCGAAGATGGGCTGCGGGCGATCGCACGGGCCAAAGCCGCACAGGCCGATCCGGCATGGCGAGCGCTGAAACCGCATGAGCGCGCGCGGTTTCTCTACCGCATTGCGGACGGGATCGAGGCCAATGTCGAGCGCATCGCACAAATTCAGACGCGTGATACCGGCAAGACCTTGACCGAAACACGCGCTCTTGCTGCCTCTGCGGCGGGTACGTTTCGCTATTTCGGCGCCGTTTTGGAAACAGCTGACGATGATTTGACGGCGCAGCGCGGAACCGCGATGACCATGTCTGTCTGGGAACCCATCGGGTTGGTTGCGGCCATCACACCGTGGAATTCCCCGATTGCATCGGACGCGCAAAAAGTGGCTCCGGCGCTGGCGGCGGGCAATGCGGTTCTGCTGAAACCGGCAAGCTGGTCGCCGCTGGTCTCTTTGGAACTGGCGCGCATTGTCGAGGAGGCGGGCCTGCCCAAAGGGCTGCTGTCGGTTCTGCCCGGCGCAGGGCGCGAAATTGGCAACCTTCTGGTCGAGCACCCGGATGTTGGCCGCGTGTCCTTTACCGGCGGGACCTCGACCGGACGCAAACTTGCAACGCAGGCGGCGCAAAAGCTGATGCCGGTGTCGCTTGAACTTGGTGGCAAGTCGCCCACCATCGTGTTCGAGGATGCGGATCAGGATCTCGCACTTTCGGGCATTCTGTTCGGGATTTTTTCGTCCTCTGGTCAAAGCTGCATCGCAGGCGCGCGCCTGTTTGTGCAGCGCTCTATTTACGATCGTTTCGTCGCGCGTCTGGTTGCCGCAACAGAGCGGCTGAAAGTCGGCCATCCGCATGACCCGCAGACGCAGGTTTCCTGCCTTGTGCATCCCGATCATCGCGCCAGTGTCGAGACTTTTGTTAAGGATGCCGTGGCAGCCGGGGCAACTGTTCTGACCGGAGGTAAACGTCCTGACGATCCCGCGCTTTCCGAGGGGGCATTCTATCTGCCAACAATTTTGTCGGGCGTTTCCAACACCGATAAGATCTGTCGCGAAGAGGTCTTCGGCCCGGTTCTGGTCGTGATGCCCTTTGACGATGAGGACGACGTGATCGCTCTGTCGAACGACAATGAATACGCGCTGGCCTGCGGGATCTGGAGCCAGGATTTCCCGCGCAGTATGCGCATCGGTCGTGCGATCACGGCGGGTACGGTCTGGATCAACACCTATAAGCAATTCTCTGTTTCGACACCGTTCGGCGGGGAAAAGGACAGTGGCATGGCGCGTGAAAAGGGGCGTGATGGTCTGCGTGCCTATCAGGTGCAAAAGGCGGTTTACGTCGACCTGACCGGGGCCCCACATCCGTGGGCCGCGCGCGCAGTGGCGGAGGTCTGA
- a CDS encoding aspartate dehydrogenase, with protein MHLGVIGFGNIGQELLCLLGDLAIDRISVLVRPGRAAESEKALAEIAPGQAGKTQFLEDFSTFLEGTPEFVVEAAGHGAVKTYAAEVLRSGTDLVVVSIGALADEALHETLLTAAQTGGARMILPSGAVGGLDILSAVSAAGSMHLRYFGTKPPHAWAGTPVAEQVDLGSLDHVLEFFHGTAREAAVAYPKNANVAAALALAGGGFETTHVTLIADPKASGNSHRYELNSPLATVSVEIANKASGGNAKTSLATVYSVRREIRNRLGPVAI; from the coding sequence ATGCATCTTGGTGTGATCGGATTTGGCAACATCGGACAGGAATTGTTGTGCCTGCTTGGGGATTTGGCCATTGACCGGATCTCAGTTCTGGTGCGTCCCGGGCGCGCGGCTGAGAGCGAAAAGGCGCTCGCAGAAATCGCGCCCGGACAAGCCGGCAAAACTCAGTTCCTGGAAGATTTCTCGACCTTTCTGGAAGGGACGCCGGAGTTTGTCGTCGAGGCCGCGGGCCACGGTGCCGTGAAAACCTACGCGGCGGAGGTGCTAAGGTCCGGTACGGATCTGGTGGTGGTTTCCATCGGGGCGCTGGCGGATGAGGCGTTGCATGAAACACTTCTGACAGCGGCCCAGACCGGCGGGGCACGGATGATCCTGCCGTCCGGAGCCGTTGGTGGGCTGGATATCCTGTCGGCCGTATCCGCCGCAGGGTCTATGCACCTGCGCTACTTTGGGACAAAACCGCCCCATGCATGGGCGGGAACGCCGGTGGCTGAGCAGGTCGATCTGGGCAGCCTCGACCATGTTCTGGAGTTTTTCCATGGCACAGCGCGTGAAGCAGCCGTTGCCTATCCGAAAAATGCCAATGTCGCCGCCGCGCTGGCTTTGGCTGGTGGAGGTTTCGAGACCACCCATGTCACATTGATTGCGGACCCGAAGGCTTCGGGAAATTCGCACCGCTATGAGCTGAATTCGCCGCTGGCCACGGTCTCGGTCGAGATCGCCAACAAGGCAAGCGGGGGCAATGCAAAGACGTCGCTGGCCACCGTCTATTCGGTGCGACGCGAAATTCGCAACAGGCTTGGGCCAGTGGCGATCTGA